TTGAAAAAATATTTCCGCAAGAACAAGAAAAAATATGCTTGGGACACACCGCGATACAAAGGGTATGTCATATCGGGTGATGATTCATTGATGGTAAAAGAGGCCCAAAAAAGATTGTCAAAAGTCAAACAGGACCAAGAAGATGCCGTAATAGCCGAGTTATATGAAGAATATAACGACAGCACGCGCCATATCACCATCGAAAAAGGACTGTATCAGCAAGGAATGAACGCCGTTGTCGATACAAGAATCTTCATGGCCGGGAATGCCGATACGGTGCAAACAACTCTGCCTGTCAAAGCTGTTTGCGGGAAGTTAATCGGTACCCCTGAATCATACGAAGAGGTGAAAGGCCCGGTAATTTCGGATTACCAAAATTATCTCGAACAAAAGTGGGTTCGGAAATTGCGCAAGAAATACCCCATCACGGTAAACGATGAAGTTCTCGCTTCGGTAAAACCGATTGACGAATAAATCATAAAACGACCAGACCTATGCGTCCAGGCTATCTACCAACCACAATCGCCGCGCTGCTGCTTTCCTTCTCGGCATGTACCCTCGATAAGAAAGAGATCCCGGGAGCCATCGTCAGTGTGGGAGACCGATATCTCACCCGTGAGATGCTTGCACAAGTTATTCCCAACGGTCTTTCGCCCCGCGACAGCAGTGCCTTTGCCGACGCGTATGTGCGCCATTGGGCCGAAGACGAGCTCGTGTATGATGCCGCCCAAAAGAACATACCCGATGTGGAGAAAATCGATATGTTGGTCGATAAATATCGCCGGGAACTTTTCGTGCATGAATATCAGAAACAAATACTCAGCGCCAAACTCGATAACGAAATATCAAATGATGCCGTGCGGAATTATTACCGTACCCATCTCGACAAGTTTGTATTGAAAACCCCTATCATCAAAGGTCTTTTCTTAAAAGTCGCAGAGACGTCACCCGAGCTGAAAAACCTGAAAAAATGGTATCGCAGCAAAGACCATGGCGCCGTAGAAAATATCGAGAAATATACGCTCCACAACATTATCAACTACGACTATTTCTATGACCGGTGGGTCTCGTTCGATGAGGTTTTGGGGGCAATCCCATATCAAGTAAGCGATGCCAACCGTTTCTTGCAAACCCATACCTATATCGAGGTCAATGAAGACGGTTATTGGTATTTGTTGAACATCAGCGACTATCTGCCCGCAGGAGCAAATATGCCGCTCGATTTCGCCCGCACGCAAATCGAAGAGATTTTGTTGAACCAAAAACGCATGGACTTCTTGCATCAAATGAATAACGAACTCTACCAAGAAGCTCTCGAAAATCGAAAGATAAAGTATTATGGCCGGGTATATTGACCTTACGGCCCCTAATGATAACGAACATCTATGAAAAAGAATTTATTTCTCACAACACTCATAAGTTGCCTTATTGCCGGCAACATGACTTTTGCCCAATCGCCATCTCCGACCCCCGGTGTAGTCGATGAAATCGTGTGGATAGTCGGTGACGAAGCCATACTGCTTTCCGATGTCGAGGCTCAATACCGTGCCATGCAAAGCCAAGGACAGCGCATCAATGGAGACCCTTATTGCGTCATTCCCGAGCAAATCGCCATACAGAAACTTTTTCTGACGCAAGCTCGTCTCGACAGTGTATTTGTTACCGAGTCGGAAGTTTTCTCCAATGTCGAACAGCGCATCAATACCTGGATCAACTCGATAGGCTCCAAAGAAAAGGTCGAAGAGTATTTCAACGCGACCATACCTCAGTTACGGGAGGAATTGTCATCGACCGTTCGCGACCAGTTGACGGTATCAGCCATGCAACGGAAATTGGTTGCGGAAGTAAAAGTGTCTCCGGCCGATGTGCGCCGTTTTTATGCCAGCTACTCGACAGACAGTCTTCCTTATATCCCGGTACAAGTCGAAGTGCAACTGATACGGGTCGACCCCCTCATTCCCCAACAGGAAATCGATGATATAAAAGCCCGCCTGCGTGAATACAGCGAACGGATCACATCGGGTGAAGCCGAATTTTCGACATTGGCCATCTTGTATTCCGAAGACCCCATGTCGGCTCGCCGAGGAGGAGAATTAGGCTTTTTCAGCCGGGCCGATATGCTTCCTGAATTTACCAACGTCGCTTTCTCGCTCAATGACCCTAAGAAAGTTTCCAAAATTGTTGAGACGGAATTTGGGTATCACATCATACAGTTGATAGAGAAACGAGGCGACCGCATCAACTGCCGCCACATTCTCCTAAGACCGAGGGTGTCGAGTGAAGAACTCAACCAAACCATGGCCCGCATGGATACCCTCAGACAAGATATTGTCGACAACAAAATCACCTTCGAAGAGGCTGCCCAATATGTGTCGCAAGACAAGGAGACCCGCAATAACAAAGGTCTTATGGTGAATATGTCCGAAACCGGCGTATCGACTACCAAATTCCAAATGGACCAACTCCCGCAGGAAATTGCAAAAATCGTAGACAAAATGGAGGTGGGAGAGATTTCTCAACCCTTCACCATGATCGACCAAAAACGCGGCAAAGAAGTGGTAGCCATGGTGAAACTGAAAGCGCGCATTCCCGGCCATAAGGCAAATGTGTCGAACGATTTTCAGATATTGAAGGGCATTGTCGAGGAACATAAACGTAATGAATTGATTGATAACTGGATTCGCGAAAAACAGAAAGAGACCTATATCCGCATCAAGGAAGGGTGGGACGATTGCGAGTTCACATACGATGGTTGGATCAAGAAATAATGTCGATGCAGGTAAAAGGCAAAAAAATAGTGTCACTCCGGCATCTGTTCCCGTATGTCGCCGGATTGCTGTGGCTCTTCTTCATCATACCCGATGCAACGGCTGTTGGAACCGAGGTGCAGCCGCCCGAGCGTCGCGAGCCCGACCGCACGATGGCGACATCGAAAGACAAGGTCTTTCTCGAAGCAGCCAATGAATTGGAATTCAACGAGTTGATTACGCCCGATTTCCAAATATTACGAGGTGATGTTCGGTTTCGCAAAGACAGTATGTATATGTTTTGCGACAGTGCCTATTTCTATGAAAAGACCAACTCACTCGATGCCTTCGGTAATGTGCGCATGGAGCAAGGCGACACGCTGTTTATCTATGGTGATGAACTCTATTACGATGGTGAGACCCAACTAGCTCGTATCCGTCACAATGTGCGCATGATAAACCGCGATGTCGTGCTCACGACCGACAGCTTCAACTACGACATGGAGATAAACATCGGCTACTATTTCAATGGAGGAGAGGTGGCCGACACCGTCAATCGGCTCAATTCGTTCTACGGTCAATACTCACCCGACACCAAAAATGCCGTATTTAATTACGATGTAAAATTGTTCAACCCCCAATTTACCCTATACTCCGACACGCTCGAATACAACACCACGACCAAGGTCGCCGACATATTGGGACCTTCGGTCATTGTCTCCGACAGTAACACCATCTACTCTTCGCTGGGATTCTACAATACGGCCGAAGACGTGGCACAACTCTACAACCGTTCTCTCATTGTCTCGAAAAGTCAGAAACTGACCGGAGACACCATCTTCTATGACCGGAACAACGGTTTTGGTGAGGTTTTTGGGCACATGGTCGTCGACGACACACTGCGTATGATGCAGATGCACGGGCATTACGGGTTTTACAATGAACGGCGGGAAGAGTCTTTTGCAACCGATTCGGCTCTCATGATCGACTACTCCCAGCCCGACACCCTATACCTGCATGCCGATACGTTGGAGTCGCTCAAACTCAACAATATCAAACGCGTGTTGCTGGCCTATCACGATGTGCGCATATTTCGCAATGACATGCAGGCCATTTGCGACTCGATCATATACAAGGTCGAAGATTCGGTACTTGTTATGATGGACGGCCCGATTATGTGGAATCTCGATTATCAGATTTTCGGCGACACGATAAAGGTGTATATGAACGATTCGACCATCGACTGGGCCCACATTCCGGCCTTTGCCTTTGCCACCCAGCAGAAAGACACCGCATTCTTCGACCAACTGTCGGGGAAAGACCTGAAAGCCTATTTCACGAATGGCGACATTACGCGTGTCGATGTCAGTGGAAACGTCCAGACAATTTTTTACCCCCAAGAGTCGGACATGACCTTTACGGGAATGAACAAGGCCGAAACCAGTTTCTTGACCATGTATATGAAAAATCGTCAGATGGACAAGTTGAAGATGTGGCCTACCGTAGACGGTACGATGACTCCCATTTCGAAACTAAAACCCGACATGATTTTCTTACCCGATTATAAGTGGTACGAAAATTATCGGCCCAAAAACAAAGCCGACGTATTCAGAGAGACTCGTCGTCCCCGATCGGAGATAAAGAAAGTGCGTCATACCGAAGAATTTTTTGAAGACGAAGAAGACCTATGAGCGATATTATCCATCTTTTACCCGACTCGGTAGCCAATCAGATTGCCGCCGGAGAGGTCATTCAACGACCGGCTTCCGTGGTGAAGGAGTTGGTCGAGAATGCCATCGATGCCGGAGCGACCGAGATACAAATCTACATCAAAGATGCGGGTCGCACCTTGATTCAGGTTGTCGACAACGGGAAAGGCATGTCCGAGACCGATGCCCGCTTGTCGTTTGAACGGCATGCCACCTCGAAGATAAGTTCGGCTCAGGACCTTTATTCACTGCGTACGATGGGGTTCCGCGGCGAAGCTTTGGCTTCTATTGCGGCTATCTCCCAAGTCGAACTGCGGACTCGTCGCCCCGAAGACGAAATCGGAACATCGATTCTCATCTCGGGCTCAAAGGTGGAGTCGCAAGAATATGTTTCGTGCGCTGCGGGTTCTAATTTCATGGTCAAGAACATCTTCTTCAATGTACCGGCTCGAAGAAAATTCTTGAAATCAAATCAAGTAGAATTCGGTCTCATCCTATCTGAGTTTGAGCGTACGGCACTCATCAATACCGATATATCTTTCAAACTGGTACATAACGATGTAGAACTTTTCCAGTTACCACCATCCAATTTCCGCCAGCGTATTGTTGCCTTGTTCGGGAAGAATCTCAACCAACATCTGTTGTCGGTCGATGTGCAGACCTCCCTGGTGTCGATAACCGGATATATCGGTCACCCCGATTCGGCGCGCAAACGCAATGCCTGGCAATACTTCTTTGTCAACGGGCGCTATATGCGTCACCCATATTTCTACAAAGCGGTTGTCTCCAACTATGAGCAGCTGTTGCCGGCCGGTGAATTGCCCCATTTTTTCCTGCACATACAAGTCGACCCGTCGACCATCGATGTGAACATT
Above is a window of Candidatus Caccoplasma merdavium DNA encoding:
- a CDS encoding peptidylprolyl isomerase; amino-acid sequence: MKKNLFLTTLISCLIAGNMTFAQSPSPTPGVVDEIVWIVGDEAILLSDVEAQYRAMQSQGQRINGDPYCVIPEQIAIQKLFLTQARLDSVFVTESEVFSNVEQRINTWINSIGSKEKVEEYFNATIPQLREELSSTVRDQLTVSAMQRKLVAEVKVSPADVRRFYASYSTDSLPYIPVQVEVQLIRVDPLIPQQEIDDIKARLREYSERITSGEAEFSTLAILYSEDPMSARRGGELGFFSRADMLPEFTNVAFSLNDPKKVSKIVETEFGYHIIQLIEKRGDRINCRHILLRPRVSSEELNQTMARMDTLRQDIVDNKITFEEAAQYVSQDKETRNNKGLMVNMSETGVSTTKFQMDQLPQEIAKIVDKMEVGEISQPFTMIDQKRGKEVVAMVKLKARIPGHKANVSNDFQILKGIVEEHKRNELIDNWIREKQKETYIRIKEGWDDCEFTYDGWIKK
- a CDS encoding peptidyl-prolyl cis-trans isomerase, which gives rise to MRPGYLPTTIAALLLSFSACTLDKKEIPGAIVSVGDRYLTREMLAQVIPNGLSPRDSSAFADAYVRHWAEDELVYDAAQKNIPDVEKIDMLVDKYRRELFVHEYQKQILSAKLDNEISNDAVRNYYRTHLDKFVLKTPIIKGLFLKVAETSPELKNLKKWYRSKDHGAVENIEKYTLHNIINYDYFYDRWVSFDEVLGAIPYQVSDANRFLQTHTYIEVNEDGYWYLLNISDYLPAGANMPLDFARTQIEEILLNQKRMDFLHQMNNELYQEALENRKIKYYGRVY